One Eubacteriales bacterium mix99 genomic window carries:
- a CDS encoding FAD-dependent oxidoreductase yields the protein MSSHKWGNGFNEPPQSYWMASVPFPDFEQLKTDLKVDVAIVGGGIVGITSAYLLKQSGLKVAVLEAERILHGTTGHTTAKITAQHDLIYQTILAKMGQENAQQYADANQAAIGIIDSIIRQNNIECDFSWQPAYVYTQEEKEVEKIQEEAGVAMKLGLAATYLEEIPLPIRVKAALRFDNQAQFHPLKYLLALANQIPGNGSFLLEHTKAVDLLTEGTPVVLTDTGCRVTAPNIIIATHYPFYDGNGMYFSRIYPARSYILGITAEDSFPGGMFISSEEPGRSFRAQPMDGGNELILVGGEHHKTGQGGDTGVHYKNLKETADRMFRVREVVTRWSAQDYTSMDQVPYVGTLTSKTPGIYVATGFRKWGMTNGTAAAVMLQDAILGKDNEWAPVFAPSRFTPSASAGKFVSENANVVKELVQSKLAGKEDNADIRQGEARVVEADGKKCGAYRDFQGNLHVVDTTCTHLGCEVQWNSAEHSWDCPCHGSRFTCDGEVINGPARKPLPKPDDAKQGEKQA from the coding sequence ATGAGTTCCCATAAATGGGGAAACGGGTTCAATGAACCGCCGCAATCCTATTGGATGGCGTCCGTCCCGTTTCCGGATTTTGAACAGTTGAAAACCGATCTGAAAGTGGATGTGGCAATCGTCGGCGGAGGCATCGTTGGCATTACTTCCGCCTATTTATTGAAACAAAGCGGACTGAAAGTCGCTGTCCTGGAGGCAGAGCGGATCCTGCACGGTACCACGGGCCATACCACTGCAAAGATAACTGCCCAGCATGACCTGATCTATCAGACGATTCTGGCAAAAATGGGTCAGGAAAATGCGCAGCAATATGCGGATGCCAACCAGGCGGCAATTGGAATCATCGATTCCATCATACGGCAGAACAATATTGAATGTGATTTTTCCTGGCAGCCTGCCTACGTCTATACCCAGGAGGAAAAGGAAGTCGAAAAAATCCAGGAGGAAGCGGGAGTCGCCATGAAACTGGGCCTTGCCGCAACATATCTGGAGGAAATCCCTCTTCCCATCAGGGTGAAGGCAGCGCTCCGGTTTGACAACCAGGCACAGTTTCATCCGCTGAAATATCTGTTGGCTCTGGCAAACCAAATCCCGGGAAACGGAAGCTTCCTGCTGGAACACACCAAAGCTGTGGATCTCCTTACGGAGGGAACTCCTGTCGTCCTCACCGACACCGGCTGCCGGGTAACCGCGCCCAACATTATCATCGCAACCCATTATCCTTTTTATGACGGCAACGGGATGTATTTCAGCCGGATTTACCCGGCTCGTTCCTACATCCTTGGAATTACGGCGGAGGATTCCTTTCCGGGCGGCATGTTCATCTCGTCGGAGGAACCCGGGCGTTCCTTCCGGGCACAGCCCATGGACGGGGGAAACGAACTCATCCTGGTTGGCGGCGAACACCATAAAACCGGCCAGGGCGGGGACACCGGCGTACACTATAAGAATCTGAAGGAAACGGCAGACCGCATGTTCCGGGTCCGGGAAGTCGTTACCCGGTGGTCCGCCCAGGACTACACCTCCATGGACCAGGTTCCCTACGTGGGCACCCTGACTTCCAAAACACCCGGCATCTATGTGGCCACCGGCTTTCGAAAATGGGGCATGACAAACGGCACGGCGGCAGCTGTGATGCTGCAGGACGCCATTCTCGGAAAAGACAACGAATGGGCGCCGGTTTTTGCGCCGTCCCGTTTTACTCCCTCCGCATCGGCGGGAAAGTTCGTTTCCGAAAATGCAAATGTTGTAAAGGAGCTGGTCCAGAGCAAGCTGGCCGGCAAGGAAGACAATGCGGACATCCGGCAGGGAGAAGCCAGAGTGGTGGAGGCGGACGGAAAAAAGTGCGGGGCTTACCGGGATTTTCAGGGAAACCTCCATGTGGTGGATACCACCTGCACCCATTTGGGGTGCGAAGTCCAGTGGAACTCCGCAGAACATTCCTGGGACTGTCCCTGTCACGGCTCCCGGTTTACCTGCGACGGAGAAGTGATCAACGGGCCTGCCCGGAAGCCCCTGCCTAAACCGGATGACGCGAAGCAGGGGGAAAAACAGGCCTGA
- a CDS encoding LL-diaminopimelate aminotransferase: MRINANYLRLEDSYLFSSIAKKVAAYQKEHPEREILRLGIGDVTLPLCDASVAAMASAVREMGTEQGFHGYGPEQGYGFLRMAIAQYYQSRGVLLTPDEIFVSDGAKSDLGNFPDILSLDNTVWIPDPVYPAYVDSNIMSGRKIQYLDANPENHFLPMPVRNRKMDIIYLCSPNNPTGAVYDREQLRQWVDYALANGAILLFDAAYEAFIREPDLPGSIYEIEGAKKCAVEFCSMSKTAGFTGTRCGYTVVPRELIYEGASLNALWLRRQTTKFNGVAYIVQRGAEAAFSPEGRRQCKRKIDYYMENARIISNDLDEMGIRYTGGRNSPYIWMTCPCGRSSWEYFDLLLNRAGIVGTPGSGFGANGEGFFRLSAFGRRENVEKAMEWMKTRM; this comes from the coding sequence ATGAGAATCAATGCAAATTATCTTCGGCTGGAAGACAGCTACCTGTTCTCCTCCATTGCGAAAAAGGTGGCGGCATATCAGAAGGAACATCCGGAAAGGGAGATCCTGCGGCTGGGAATCGGGGACGTTACCCTTCCCCTTTGCGATGCCTCGGTTGCGGCAATGGCTTCTGCCGTAAGGGAGATGGGAACGGAGCAAGGGTTTCACGGTTATGGGCCGGAGCAGGGCTATGGGTTTCTCCGAATGGCCATTGCACAGTACTATCAGAGCCGGGGTGTATTGCTGACACCCGATGAAATCTTTGTCAGTGACGGTGCTAAAAGCGATCTGGGCAATTTTCCGGATATTCTGTCTTTGGATAATACCGTATGGATTCCGGATCCAGTGTATCCCGCCTATGTGGACTCCAATATCATGTCCGGCAGAAAGATTCAATACCTGGATGCCAATCCGGAGAATCATTTTCTTCCGATGCCGGTCAGGAACCGCAAAATGGACATCATCTATCTCTGTTCGCCCAATAATCCCACCGGTGCAGTTTATGACAGGGAGCAGCTGAGGCAATGGGTGGATTATGCCCTGGCAAACGGCGCAATTCTGCTGTTTGACGCGGCCTATGAAGCATTTATCCGGGAACCGGATTTGCCGGGAAGCATCTATGAGATCGAAGGTGCCAAAAAGTGTGCGGTGGAATTTTGCTCCATGTCCAAAACAGCCGGATTTACCGGAACACGATGTGGGTATACGGTGGTACCCCGGGAGCTGATTTATGAAGGAGCGAGTCTGAATGCTCTCTGGCTGCGCAGGCAGACAACGAAATTCAACGGGGTTGCCTATATCGTGCAGCGGGGAGCAGAGGCTGCCTTCTCCCCGGAAGGGAGAAGGCAGTGCAAAAGAAAGATTGACTATTATATGGAAAACGCCCGGATTATTTCCAATGATCTGGATGAGATGGGGATCCGGTACACCGGCGGCAGGAACTCTCCCTATATCTGGATGACATGTCCCTGTGGACGGTCTTCCTGGGAGTATTTTGACCTGCTTCTGAACCGTGCCGGTATCGTCGGGACTCCTGGATCCGGATTCGGGGCAAACGGAGAAGGGTTTTTCCGCCTGTCCGCCTTTGGCAGGCGGGAAAACGTGGAAAAAGCGATGGAATGGATGAAAACCCGGATGTGA